The window AAACATAAAAGAGAATCAAACTAGAGTGGAAATGAGCGGAGTAGCTAAGTCAACTAACATACTTAACAAGTGCAATATGCAGAAGTTTAAAAGCGGATAGGCAATAAAGTAAAGACTTTTACCGAGATGTATGTCAGAAGGCAAACAAAACGGCAACCAACGCTCCAACTCTTCAGCCCACGAGTAACGCAAAACCGCTGGACATACAACAAGTACGGAACCCTCACTCATAAAGCAGCCAGCAATCGCAATAGCCTGACaaaaaagaatcaaactttCAGATAACAAAACTATCAAAAACTCCTTCACAATACcaaatatcatcatcatcacctgaAGTGTCTTTCCAAGCCCCATTTCATCAGCAATAAGACACCTCCCACCTCTCCTTAACCCAAACCTCAGACCATCAACTTGAAAAGGCAAAAGCGAATCCACCAGTTTCCTCGGCAAGTTCCCAATCAGCTCTTCAACCTTCTCCTCGGCAAAATGCTCATGCTTACACGGCTCCCATCTCCCGGAAACGTACGACTGAGAAAGCTTCTCAACGACAGCAAACGTAATCCAAGGAATCTCCTCGACTTCAACGAGCTTCGACCTTCTTAACCTCCCCAAAACCATACTGTAATCTCTGATCTTATACACACCAGCTTTGCCTCCGTCTTGGTTTTGAGTGTAGTGCGAAGGCATCGCCtgaaaggtaaaaaaaaaaaatcaattagagAGCTCACGAAAACTAATTTGAGATTCGATTAGATTCCTCTTCTCACCTCGGAGAGAATCTCGTTCAATTGGCGGAGGCAATCTTGCTTTTCCGGGAACCGGAACCCTTGCAATTGAAGCGGCGTGACCGAGAACGAATCGGGAGAGCAGATCTCGAGCCTCGCGCGGAACTTCTCCACCACGCTAGTGTTCGATCCTGGTTCTCGCGAAACGTCGTCGTTTCCGCCATCGAGCTTCCGGCACTTGGATAGCCGGAAGTCATGTCGTCTCTGTGGGTTTTGTGAAGAAGAATCATCAACCGAGGGGTTTCGTTTCTCCCCGAGCGTGAATCGATCTTCTTCGCCCATTGGATTAGGTTGTGGGAagtgaagaagagaagaagagaagaaggacGTTTGAATTTTGAAACGTAAGAGGAAGCGAGCAAGCGAGAGAGAATGAACTGTGGAAGAGAGTCGCACGTGCCCAAGTAATATAAGGAAATTAATTCCGGTCCACGAATATAAGTTCTGGTACGACATGAAACCTATCAAACCGGAATCCCAATTTAAACAGAGGCTAATTTCAAGAACGTTTTAAATAACTAGGACTTGGATTTGATCTGAaccaaaatatttagttttcagTTCAATTTTGATAATCAAtttgataattaaaaaaaaaattggttcatCACTCAATAGTtcggttttatttttaaaatatataatcaaatcaTACTACAAACAAAAGTTCTTAAATTAACCGaaaatttgatagttttttttatcaattaaatcaAAGCCGACACGATCGTTTTACTTTGGCAGAATATTCGTTAATCAGACtgctttgtttttgttcatatcatttaaaataaaatgaaataaaaagcaaaaaaaaaaagtcatgcAATCACTGCAAAAAAAGCTTCTTCTACacatattcaacaaaaaaaaattaatgggtTTTGAATTCAATTGACTTGAAACAATACAAGATTTTCTTAACAAATTAGAATTAAAAATCAacttcttaaaattttaatgaagtTTTAGAACTAGAAAACAACCtcctaaaattttcattttctgcTATTTgaactaaataaaaatcgaccaaACTAACAGTTGTACTGAATTTGCATGCCTATTTTTCTGGTTCAAtagtcaaaattttaaaatacctAAACTCATAATAAAAACAAGATAGTAGAAAATAGATTATTGATTACGGTGAAAAGTTTACTATTCAAGAACTTCATAACAAAATTCATAAGTGTTATCTCTTTTTCTTACGAATCTTGAATTTTAAGTAGGCAGTGATTAGCTTTTAACTATTTGTGAAGATGTGGATTTACTTTGAATCTTCTTCATCTAAGGTGTTACACTATTCTCTTGAAGagaaattacaattttaaaatcCCCAACAAAAGTTTAACTTTACtcattttctaataattttttaaaaatctttctcAGATTTTTGTCCACTCTTCGTAGTGAAACAGCCCCTCAAGAAACAATTATGATACGCTCCACCGCAGTTGCTACATCTTTCTAtgataataaaagaaaaagataaccaaacaaaacaaaagataatgATAACAATTTTGTTAAGAAAACCGTTTACCAAATACAACGCTAACCTTCAAGAACTAATCCACAAAACTCTTGTAAATCAATTACAAGAGGTAATTCCAAAACCCTTTGCCGGTgattataaaaatttgtaaacttgaaaatatagattttttattttattttatggatTATAGATTAACGGTATTAAAAAGGGATTATAAGAATAAACTCTTAagattattttaataaatatttttggcttAGTGCATTGCTGCTtcaaactacaaaaaaaaaaaaaaaaaaatacaaccaAACTATATATTtctaaccaaaattttgaaatgaaTTAACCAAATTTTTGAACCGGAACaatcaaaattagttgaaatgttccaaaaatatttgcgtatttaaattgaaattgaaaattttgattagtttcggtgaattttaattaatgaacCAAAAGAATGCCGAACATCACCGTATTTTTGTCTGGTTTAGTTCAACACCATTTTATAACCGAACTAACTAAAAGTCGGATAACTGGAACCAAACTAACCGTTAGAACTGAACATGCACACCATAGTATTTATTGTCCAATTGACAAATCTTCAACCCTCTAAACTCAGCACCGTAAAAGAAACCATATACTTGAAATAGATGATtgatttcaaagaaaaaaattatattacaaGATTCAAGAAACGTATAACAAAATTCACAAGATTTATCTCTTTCTCTTAgtaaatttttgattttaagCAAGCACTAGCCTTCAACAACTTGTGAAGATGTGGACTTGTTCTgaatgttcttcttcttcagcagaGATGTTTTATCATTATCTTGAAGAGAGATTACAGTTTCAAAAGCACCAACCAATGCTTTAACCCTACTCTTCCTCTCTTCTCCAAGCTTATTCACAGTCTCTTCAATCACATTATTGAATAGTGTccccattttcttcttctcttccactTTTCTATGCCTCAAAACAACCTTCTCTCGTATGCCTTCACCACTGTTATAACTCATCTTCCCAACACCTTCTCCTTTATCTTTCAGGTTATTCTTATTCTTGTTCACATCACTTCTGAGTTTTGGTTCTTGAACAACTCTCTTCTTGAACTTGATTGATGTCAGAGTGAGATCTTCTGTTTTCGGTTCAAGAACTTTCCCTTTCTTGAAACTCACCGGTCTTGTTGGAGGACCAGGAGGAGGAATAGCCTTAGGCTTTAAACCAATCCTCTTCTTGATTTCGGTTTTGGCATTAGCTACAAGAGTTGGAGAACCACTCTCTTTCTTCTCAGACAAACCAGTCTTGGACCTTGAAGTAAATTGTCTTATTGGTGGCCTAGGATCTGATCTTTTAAGAGTCTCACTCTTAACACTTCcaattctcttcttctttttcttctcctcaatactggatTCAACAACATACAAAGTCTTCTCCACTACATCATCACATCTAACAGGTTCATCAATCTCCgtcttctcttttctcttcacATTCTTCAGAAGATCTTCTTTAGAACTCTTTTTCTCCATGATCCTTGAAACCTTCTTCTCCAATACATCATcaatcttcgtcttcttctctttGTCCTTTATATTTTTCAGTACATCTTCTCTAGAACTCTTGCTCACCTTCTTAACATCAACATTTGTCTTCTTGACCATTCTTACACCAACAGCTGAATCACTcggagtagtagtagtagtactCTTTGTTTCACTTCTCTTAGCGCGTAAACCATCAGATTTAACAACCTCACTAACAACAGCAGCCGTAGCATCTCTCTTTGCAACATTCAACGACTTTTCGGTTTTAGAAACACTTACCAACGACTTCCTCACCACGCTCAAAGTCTCATTTTTCACCAAACCTCCTCCGCCTTCAACTTTCTTGTTCTTAACTAACATCCACGGTTTGATCACCAACTCATCCTCACGCCTCTTCCCATGTTTACATAGATCATGAGTCGAACTCGTTTGGTTCCCACGGTAACGGGTTTGAAGCTGAGCTTTACCTCCTGGTGGTACTCGTTTATCTAACGCTCCAGTCGAGTACCGTCTCATATTCACATTACCATTGGACACTGcagctggaggaggaggaggaagaacaaAGCAACAATTCTCATCAGGAATCATCTCTTTCACTTGTGAAATATTCTCTTCAGCCATTACCAGAACTGCAGAGAAGCAAGTACATGTTAACAGTAGTGAAGGATCTAAGAAGAAAAGTCAAAGAAACCAAACTCATACATAAACAAGGCACATAATAATTAGATTATTGTGATCTCGATCCTAAACTGTTCAGATCAAAATGAGTATACAACATCCGAACATATTAGAGAATGAAGAACCTATCTAAATATTTTGGTTCCACTAAATTAAGATTTACTGAAAATGTTAAACAGGAGAGTCTAGTATATTTGGTTTATGATCTCATGTTCTGGTAGTGATTGGGTACAATAACATATTCCTAATATACAAGTAAGAAAGGTGTTACCGTAGATCACCTACCTCTCATAGGACAAAAACAGGAGATCAAGAATATTAAGAaactttgaaatatttttaaaaacaaaaatatagttttgggTAGGATTTCTAAATCCTAGTGGTAGTTGGAGGATGAATGAAGAGTGACTTAAAGAAAGTCAGAGgaaacagaaaaagaagaagaagagaagaaagttaGATTTGATTCTTTAGGAAAAAAAGGGTAGagaaagagagggaatgtgAGAATCTTTTGACGTTTTTTGTTCCTGAAAATTCTCAGTTTTGGGATGatgataattataatttaaaaaatgatattagTACAGAACCATGTGATTTTCAATACTCAAATCAATTGAATAACACATTTATTAGTCGAAATCTCATAATGTGTTTGActcaaaaaaaggaagaaaagaaaatatggcAGCAAATTAATTtcaataattagattttttaaaaattatattattacagAACCATATGAATTTCAATATTTAAATCAATTGAATAACACATTTATTAGTCAAAATCTCATAATGTTTAGGActcaacaaaaaaaaggaaaagaaaatatggcataaaaattaattttattggttgaattcAACTCAAGATCGACATTATGATGTTAACAAAACAAGTTTTAGATTAAATAAGTCCTAGTAGTTGTAGTCCATATTAATAATCGTGTAATCAAATTAATGTGCCTTTTTGACGGATCGGAGACATGAAACAAagtctttttgtattttttctaaaGAATGATGCTCTCAGTGATGGACTGGCTTTAGATTCTTTTGattatatattgaaaaaaaGGAGATAAGATCTAGATGCTGAGTTGCTGACTCCCAAAACACAAAGAGATGCTTCAAATAATTCGTgcaaaaactataaacatataatctaaactataaaatatttttttagaatgaaTGTTATGTTAAAAAGGGGAAAAAgacaataaaaactaaaattgttTACAGAGAGAttggaaaatattatattagttGAAGAGtgtgtgtgattttttaaaatgagcACTAAGTAGATCTACCAAAAAAATCATAGAGGTAAGTAGACATTTTGGTGGAAAATTTCCAGCATGTCTACCAAACACAAACACCGTCGTGGCGTCGTCTGTCGGACATACATTTTTAGAAAGCCTAATAATGAGAAAGAATGGGCCTATATTATATCTACAGGCCCAAAGTTTTTATCTACATTGCGTGGCCCGTAAGGCATAAGTGAGTTGGAAATATATTAAGGATTTgcttaaaaacaatatatatatatatatatatatatatatacactattaTTTGCGATGTAAATTTTTGCAATGGAactctcacgttgaaagttataatggttaatatcgtttatacccttaatgaataaaatatataaataaattaaaaaataaaaacgaaatttaattgattttgattagataattgattaatattaagaatagtaagaattatctacaatttgaaaatataatttaaaaaaaaagataacttctttatatattgtattgttatctgaaaaagtctttaagtaaaaaattaaaacataaattctataactaaatattaactacataaaattattaattatataattaaaaatagaatattgaattatctaaaatctaaaaatataattaaaaagataatttctatatatatatattgtattgttatctgaaaaagtattttagtaaaacgttaaaagttaaaaacataaattatatgattaaatatcaatcaaacaatttttttaaatataattaaaaactattatttgcgaagtaaattttcacAATGGAGgtctcacgttgaaagttagagtgattaatatcgtttaactcttaatgaataaaatgtatcaataaattaaaaaataaaaacaaaattttaattgattttgattagataatttattaatatttagaatagtaagaattatctaaaatttcaaaatataatttaaaaaatagataacTTTTGTATacattgtattgttatctgaaaaagtctttaagtaaaaagttaaaaacataaattttataactaaatattaattaaataaaattattaactatataattaaaaaccgCGTTAAAAAGtttaacattttcaaaaaaacacaTATTGTTTTAAGAACATTGAAAACCGTGTTAAAAagtataacattttaaaaaaacacatattGTTTTAA of the Brassica rapa cultivar Chiifu-401-42 chromosome A03, CAAS_Brap_v3.01, whole genome shotgun sequence genome contains:
- the LOC103855746 gene encoding biorientation of chromosomes in cell division protein 1-like 1 isoform X2, with translation MAEENISQVKEMIPDENCCFVLPPPPPAAVSNGNVNMRRYSTGALDKRVPPGGKAQLQTRYRGNQTSSTHDLCKHGKRREDELVIKPWMLVKNKKVEGGGGLVKNETLSVVRKSLVSVSKTEKSLNVAKRDATAAVVSEVVKSDGLRAKRSETKSTTTTTPSDSAVGVRMVKKTNVDVKKVSKSSREDVLKNIKDKEKKTKIDDVLEKKVSRIMEKKSSKEDLLKNVKRKEKTEIDEPVRCDDVVEKTLYVVESSIEEKKKKKRIGSVKSETLKRSDPRPPIRQFTSRSKTGLSEKKESGSPTLVANAKTEIKKRIGLKPKAIPPPGPPTRPVSFKKGKVLEPKTEDLTLTSIKFKKRVVQEPKLRSDVNKNKNNLKDKGEGVGKMSYNSGEGIREKVVLRHRKVEEKKKMGTLFNNVIEETVNKLGEERKSRVKALVGAFETVISLQDNDKTSLLKKKNIQNKSTSSQVVEG
- the LOC103855746 gene encoding biorientation of chromosomes in cell division protein 1-like 1 isoform X1; this translates as MRVLVMAEENISQVKEMIPDENCCFVLPPPPPAAVSNGNVNMRRYSTGALDKRVPPGGKAQLQTRYRGNQTSSTHDLCKHGKRREDELVIKPWMLVKNKKVEGGGGLVKNETLSVVRKSLVSVSKTEKSLNVAKRDATAAVVSEVVKSDGLRAKRSETKSTTTTTPSDSAVGVRMVKKTNVDVKKVSKSSREDVLKNIKDKEKKTKIDDVLEKKVSRIMEKKSSKEDLLKNVKRKEKTEIDEPVRCDDVVEKTLYVVESSIEEKKKKKRIGSVKSETLKRSDPRPPIRQFTSRSKTGLSEKKESGSPTLVANAKTEIKKRIGLKPKAIPPPGPPTRPVSFKKGKVLEPKTEDLTLTSIKFKKRVVQEPKLRSDVNKNKNNLKDKGEGVGKMSYNSGEGIREKVVLRHRKVEEKKKMGTLFNNVIEETVNKLGEERKSRVKALVGAFETVISLQDNDKTSLLKKKNIQNKSTSSQVVEG
- the LOC103855746 gene encoding uncharacterized protein LOC103855746 isoform X3; this translates as MRVLVMAEENISQVKEMIPDENCCFVLPPPPPAAVSNGNVNMRRYSTGALDKRVPPGGKAQLQTRYRGNQTSSTHDLCKHGKRREDELVIKPWMLVKNKKVEGGGGLVKNETLSVVRKSLVSVSKTEKSLNVAKRDATAAVVSEVVKSDGLRAKRSETKSTTTTTPSDSAVGVRMVKKTNVDVKKVSRIMEKKSSKEDLLKNVKRKEKTEIDEPVRCDDVVEKTLYVVESSIEEKKKKKRIGSVKSETLKRSDPRPPIRQFTSRSKTGLSEKKESGSPTLVANAKTEIKKRIGLKPKAIPPPGPPTRPVSFKKGKVLEPKTEDLTLTSIKFKKRVVQEPKLRSDVNKNKNNLKDKGEGVGKMSYNSGEGIREKVVLRHRKVEEKKKMGTLFNNVIEETVNKLGEERKSRVKALVGAFETVISLQDNDKTSLLKKKNIQNKSTSSQVVEG